Proteins from a single region of Kogia breviceps isolate mKogBre1 chromosome 5, mKogBre1 haplotype 1, whole genome shotgun sequence:
- the FAM131A gene encoding protein FAM131A isoform X3 has translation MLPKSRRALTIQEIAALARSSLHGISQVVKDHVTKPTAMAQGRVAHLIEWKGWSKPSDSPAALESAFSSYSDLSEGEQEARFAAGVAEQFAIAEAKLRAWSSVDGEDSTDESYDEDFAGGTDSDMAGQLPLGPHLQDLFTGHRFSRPMRQGSVEPESDCSQTVSPETLCSSLCSLEDGLLGSPARLASQLLGDELLLAKLPHSRESAFRSLGLLEAQDSLYNSPLTESCLSPAEEEPAPCKDCQPLCLPPASSWERQRQASDVASSGVVSLDEDEVEPEEQ, from the exons ATGCTGCCCAAGTCCCGAAGAGCCCTAACTATCCAGGAGATCGCTGCGCTGGCCAGATCCTCCCTGCATG GTATTTCCCAGGTAGTGAAGGACCACGTGACCAAgcccactgccatggcccagggcCGAGTGGCTCACCTCATTGAGTGGAAGGGCTGGAGCAAGCCAAGTGACTCGCCCGCTGCCCTAGAATCAGCCTTTTCCTCCTACTCAGACCTCAGTGAGGGTGAACAAGAGGCTCGCTTTGCAGCAG GAGTGGCCGAGCAATTCGCCATTGCAGAAGCCAAGCTCCGGGCATGGTCATCAGTGGATGGTGAGGACTCCACCGATGAATCCTATGATGAGGACTTTGCTGGGGGAACTGACTCAG ACATGGCTGGGCAGCTGCCCCTGGGGCCGCACCTCCAGGACCTCTTCACCGGCCACCGATTCTCCCGGCCTATGCGCCAGGGCTCCGTGGAACCCGAGAGCGACTGCTCGCAGACCGTGTCCCCAGAGACCCTGTGCTCTAGTCTGTGCAGCCTGGAGGATGGGTTGTTGGGCTCCCCCGCCCGCCTGGCTTCCCAGCTGCTGGGCGACGAGCTGCTCCTCGCCAAACTGCCCCACAGCCGGGAAAGTGCCTTCCGCAGCCTGGGCCTATTGGAGGCCCAGGACTCGCTCTACAACTCGCCCCTCACAGAGTCCTGCCTTTCTCCCGCTGAGGAGGAGCCAGCCCCCTGCAAGGACTGCCAGCCGCTCTGCCTGCCGCCAGCGAGCAGCTGGGAACGGCAGCGGCAAGCCTCTGACGTAGCTTCTTCTGGGGTGGTGTCCTTAGACGAGGATGAGGTGGAGCCAGAGGAACAGTGA